One stretch of Limnohabitans sp. DNA includes these proteins:
- a CDS encoding type II toxin-antitoxin system prevent-host-death family antitoxin yields the protein MTIQTIGAYEAKTHLPQFLRQVQAGQTFDISVRGVTVARLTPVDTPDQQRAEAVAKMRAFTRQQQDNGAGTGVDLAALIREGRA from the coding sequence ATGACGATCCAAACCATCGGTGCTTATGAAGCCAAGACCCACTTGCCGCAGTTTTTGCGCCAAGTTCAGGCCGGGCAAACATTTGACATCTCGGTGCGGGGTGTGACCGTGGCACGCTTGACGCCCGTCGATACGCCCGACCAACAACGCGCCGAGGCGGTGGCCAAAATGCGAGCGTTCACGCGGCAACAACAGGACAACGGTGCTGGCACAGGGGTGGATTTGGCCGCACTGATTCGCGAAGGTCGGGCATGA
- a CDS encoding ATP-dependent helicase, whose translation MSAGLNNAQLEAVNFVSGPCLVLAGAGSGKTRVITHKIGRLIEAGLEPKRIAAITFTNKAAAEMRERAKQLIGRAAKDVLICTFHALGVRIMREDGAVLGLKPQFSIMDADDVTSILKDCGGTTDAATARQWQWTISLWKNMGLNAEQAAAQAPDDNARVIARIMALYQERLTAYQSVDFDDLIGLPLKLLAEFPEVRERWQVKMGHVLVDEYQDTNATQYEVLKHLVGERARFTAVGDDDQSIYGWRGATLDNLKRLPVDFPKLKVIKLEQNYRSTSAILRAANHVIESNPKLYPKTLFSELGEGEPVRVVDAVNEEHEADRAIARIQSIRSGHSIESKHREFKDFAILYRANHMARPFEQALRRANIPYKVSGGQSFFDKAEIKDLCAWFRLWINNDDDPAFLRAITSPKRGIGHQTLGQLGTFATQYKLSLFESLFAGSLPSAVNARAVAGLHEFGRYINDLEHRARLTLGKTDALAFLLEWLKEIGYESHLYDGEDNEKVASARWSNVLEFCDWMAGRCGGEIEDATGAQTGAEAAETKNLLDVAQTISLISTLSDREKDQNVVTLSTLHASKGLEWPHVTLVGVNEGLLPFKLGDDTTEGASQEGILLRLQEERRLMYVGITRAQRSLSVSWTRRRKKGRETVAALPSRFIAEMRLDENTAKEDPREKLKALRAEFAQRAAIAAATQTLP comes from the coding sequence ATGTCAGCCGGACTCAACAACGCCCAACTCGAGGCCGTGAACTTTGTCTCCGGCCCTTGCCTGGTGCTGGCCGGGGCGGGTTCGGGCAAAACGCGGGTGATCACGCACAAGATCGGGCGGTTGATCGAGGCGGGGCTCGAGCCCAAGCGCATCGCCGCCATCACCTTCACCAACAAAGCCGCCGCCGAAATGCGCGAGCGGGCCAAGCAGCTGATTGGCCGCGCCGCCAAGGATGTGCTGATCTGCACCTTCCACGCTCTGGGCGTGCGCATCATGCGCGAAGACGGCGCGGTGCTGGGCCTGAAACCGCAGTTCAGCATCATGGATGCGGACGACGTGACCAGCATCTTGAAGGATTGCGGCGGCACCACCGATGCGGCCACCGCCCGCCAGTGGCAGTGGACCATCAGCCTGTGGAAAAACATGGGCCTGAACGCCGAGCAGGCCGCAGCCCAGGCCCCCGACGACAACGCCCGGGTGATCGCCCGCATCATGGCGCTCTACCAAGAACGGCTGACCGCTTACCAAAGTGTGGACTTTGACGACCTGATCGGCTTGCCCCTGAAGCTGCTGGCCGAGTTTCCCGAGGTGCGCGAGCGCTGGCAGGTCAAGATGGGCCATGTGCTGGTGGACGAATACCAAGACACCAACGCCACCCAATACGAGGTGCTGAAACACCTGGTGGGCGAGCGGGCGCGCTTCACGGCGGTGGGTGACGACGACCAATCGATTTATGGCTGGCGCGGCGCGACGCTGGACAACCTCAAGCGACTGCCGGTGGATTTTCCGAAGCTCAAAGTCATCAAGCTGGAGCAGAACTACCGCTCCACCAGCGCTATTCTGCGAGCCGCCAACCACGTCATCGAGTCCAACCCCAAGCTCTACCCCAAAACCCTGTTTTCAGAGCTGGGCGAGGGCGAGCCGGTGCGGGTGGTCGACGCGGTGAACGAAGAGCACGAGGCCGATCGGGCGATTGCCCGCATCCAGTCGATCCGCAGTGGGCATTCGATCGAATCCAAACACCGCGAATTCAAGGACTTCGCCATCCTGTACCGGGCCAACCACATGGCGCGTCCGTTTGAACAAGCCCTGCGCCGCGCCAACATCCCCTACAAGGTGTCGGGCGGGCAGAGCTTTTTTGACAAGGCCGAGATCAAGGACTTGTGCGCCTGGTTTCGCCTGTGGATCAACAACGACGACGACCCGGCTTTTTTGCGCGCCATCACCAGCCCCAAACGCGGCATCGGCCACCAGACGCTGGGCCAGCTGGGCACCTTCGCCACCCAGTACAAGCTCAGCCTGTTCGAATCGCTTTTTGCGGGCAGCTTGCCCAGCGCGGTCAATGCGCGGGCGGTGGCGGGGCTGCATGAATTTGGCCGGTATATCAATGACTTGGAGCACCGCGCCCGACTGACTTTGGGCAAAACCGATGCCCTCGCGTTCTTGCTGGAGTGGCTGAAAGAAATCGGCTACGAGTCGCACCTGTACGACGGCGAAGACAACGAAAAGGTGGCCAGCGCCCGCTGGTCCAACGTGCTGGAGTTTTGCGACTGGATGGCGGGGCGCTGCGGCGGCGAGATCGAAGACGCGACCGGCGCTCAAACAGGGGCCGAGGCGGCTGAGACCAAAAACCTGCTCGACGTGGCGCAAACCATCTCCCTCATCTCCACCCTGAGCGATCGCGAAAAAGACCAAAACGTGGTCACGCTGTCGACCTTGCACGCCTCCAAGGGTTTGGAGTGGCCACACGTCACGCTGGTGGGGGTGAACGAAGGCTTACTGCCTTTCAAGCTGGGCGACGACACCACCGAAGGGGCCAGCCAAGAGGGCATCTTGCTGCGCCTGCAAGAAGAGCGCCGCCTGATGTATGTGGGCATCACCCGCGCCCAGCGCAGCCTGTCCGTGAGCTGGACCCGCCGCCGCAAAAAAGGCCGAGAAACCGTGGCCGCCCTGCCCAGCCGTTTTATTGCCGAAATGCGGCTGGACGAAAACACCGCCAAAGAAGACCCGCGCGAGAAACTCAAAGCGCTGCGGGCTGAATTTGCACAACGCGCGGCCATTGCCGCCGCCACACAGACTCTGCCATGA
- a CDS encoding type II toxin-antitoxin system VapC family toxin, whose protein sequence is MSFVLDNSVAMLWLLPQSNRAGLTLAQQVLDRLQDTGAQVPSLWHLEAANVMAKSLRLDKITQAQASTFVALLEALDIRTDGEASLRSLHDTLDLARRYSLSAYDAAYLELALRKSLPLATLDAQLGAAAQQAGVPVLSLTTVS, encoded by the coding sequence ATGAGTTTTGTGCTCGACAACTCGGTGGCCATGCTGTGGCTGCTGCCACAAAGCAACCGCGCCGGGCTGACTTTGGCCCAGCAAGTGCTGGACCGCTTGCAAGACACAGGGGCCCAGGTGCCTTCACTTTGGCATTTGGAGGCGGCCAATGTGATGGCCAAAAGCCTGCGTCTGGACAAAATCACCCAAGCCCAAGCCTCGACTTTTGTGGCTTTGCTCGAGGCTCTTGACATCCGTACAGACGGTGAAGCCAGCCTGCGTTCCTTGCACGACACCTTGGACCTGGCCCGGCGCTACAGCCTGAGCGCTTACGACGCGGCCTATCTGGAGTTGGCCCTGCGAAAAAGCCTGCCACTGGCCACACTGGATGCACAACTGGGCGCGGCAGCGCAGCAAGCCGGTGTGCCGGTGTTGTCCTTAACCACTGTCAGCTAG
- a CDS encoding energy transducer TonB produces the protein MSSNTYLQPPSQRKLMGLAMAVLLHLLLLWALQAGLAQQWVKEIPNVVQAVLLQEAPVLTPPPATPPSPASAPKPPTPSQTAPAPPLPQQPAYVPPSDVPANVNPSVSTAISAVSSTPPASLANSTAPVPAPASVRQTAPSRTAATVSAAHCEKPDYPSVSRRMEEEGTVSLRFLVGVDGRVSQSEIEKSSGFPRLDQAARAALSKCRFQPATVDGQPEQAWASLKYRWRLD, from the coding sequence ATGTCCAGCAACACCTACCTTCAGCCTCCCTCCCAACGCAAGCTCATGGGCCTGGCGATGGCCGTGCTGTTGCACCTGTTGTTGCTGTGGGCACTGCAAGCAGGCTTGGCACAACAATGGGTGAAGGAAATACCCAATGTGGTGCAAGCGGTTCTGCTGCAAGAAGCCCCGGTGTTGACCCCGCCGCCGGCAACACCGCCCTCCCCTGCGAGCGCACCCAAACCTCCGACTCCAAGCCAAACCGCCCCTGCGCCTCCCCTCCCTCAGCAGCCTGCCTATGTGCCGCCGAGCGATGTGCCCGCCAATGTGAACCCCAGCGTCTCGACGGCAATATCGGCGGTCAGCAGCACACCGCCCGCCAGCCTTGCGAACAGTACCGCACCTGTGCCAGCGCCCGCCAGCGTGCGACAGACAGCCCCCAGCCGCACAGCGGCCACGGTGAGCGCTGCCCATTGCGAAAAGCCCGACTACCCCAGCGTCTCTCGCCGCATGGAAGAAGAAGGCACCGTGAGCCTGCGTTTTCTGGTGGGTGTGGACGGTCGGGTATCGCAGTCCGAGATTGAAAAAAGCTCCGGTTTTCCCCGTCTGGATCAGGCAGCCCGTGCGGCTTTGTCAAAATGCCGCTTTCAGCCCGCCACAGTGGATGGCCAACCCGAACAAGCCTGGGCCAGCTTGAAGTACAGATGGCGTCTGGACTGA
- a CDS encoding MotA/TolQ/ExbB proton channel family protein, protein MHYPLFKSDLLRASLTGLALSLAMLLTPTGLVAAPNVTTPAEAAATVAVGTAISTPGASAPLGTPSSLPDNPYGLSALWAQGDAIAKITLLVLVLMSVSSWYVIFSKWAEQRRMHVFAQAAQGLWRATSSLREASLGLEASSPFRFIAEKSLEGAAKHSNMVVSVDFNTWVSLSIQRALSTVQSRLQNGLTVLATVGATAPFVGLFGTVWGIYHALVKIGISGQASIDKVAGPVGEALIMTAIGLAVAVPAVLGYNWLVRRNKAVMEEVHAFGADLHAVLLASAGK, encoded by the coding sequence ATGCATTACCCCCTTTTCAAATCTGATCTGTTGCGCGCATCATTGACGGGCCTGGCCCTTTCGCTGGCCATGTTGCTGACGCCAACAGGTCTTGTCGCTGCGCCCAATGTCACGACGCCCGCTGAGGCAGCGGCCACCGTTGCGGTAGGCACCGCCATAAGCACTCCCGGCGCCAGTGCACCCCTTGGCACTCCATCCTCCCTGCCAGACAACCCCTATGGCTTGAGTGCGCTGTGGGCGCAAGGTGACGCCATTGCCAAAATCACCTTGCTGGTTCTGGTGCTCATGAGTGTGAGCAGCTGGTACGTCATCTTCAGCAAATGGGCTGAACAAAGGCGCATGCATGTATTTGCCCAAGCCGCACAGGGACTTTGGAGGGCCACCAGCAGTTTGCGCGAGGCCAGCTTGGGCCTGGAGGCCAGCAGCCCCTTCCGATTCATTGCCGAAAAAAGCCTGGAAGGCGCTGCGAAACACAGCAACATGGTGGTTAGCGTGGACTTCAACACTTGGGTCAGCTTGAGCATTCAGCGCGCCCTGAGCACGGTACAAAGTCGGCTGCAAAACGGTTTGACGGTGTTGGCCACGGTCGGCGCAACTGCTCCCTTTGTCGGTTTGTTCGGCACCGTTTGGGGCATCTACCATGCACTGGTCAAGATCGGCATTTCGGGCCAAGCCAGCATCGACAAAGTAGCTGGCCCGGTGGGCGAGGCACTGATCATGACCGCCATCGGTTTGGCTGTGGCCGTGCCTGCGGTGCTGGGCTACAACTGGCTGGTGCGCCGCAACAAAGCGGTGATGGAAGAGGTCCATGCTTTCGGAGCCGACCTGCACGCCGTGCTGCTGGCCTCGGCGGGCAAGTGA